One Lepisosteus oculatus isolate fLepOcu1 chromosome 4, fLepOcu1.hap2, whole genome shotgun sequence genomic window, CACCACGTAGTCCCTCAGGTGCATGCGCGCGTGGGCCTCGGCCATGCGGATCATGGACTCGATGTGGCGCACCGTGATCGGGATGCTGCCCGTGGCCTGCGAGACAGCGCGCAGCGCGCCCGTCGATTAGGGCTCGGCGGAAGAACACCGCGAAACTCGGCCATACTCGGAGCGTGACTAAATAGGACTGGGTGCGCAGGCTGTGCAGTTCAGCTACAGATGTATGAGGGGTGTCAGTTACAATTAAGGGGTGTAAAAAGGACATGAAAAATTCTGCCACTTTTTTACTTGTCCTGGCTGCAAGGAGCCTCACGTTCACAAAGATGTTACCAAAGCAACAAAGTAGGAGATGTCTATCTTGCACACATTTAAGGTTACAATATTATGGCTTTATGACATTGTGGAAGGTATTAACGGCAGCAGTAAGCTAACCAAACGCATGTAGTGCGTGCATCAAAAAGTATGTTAAAACAAGACAAAAGCTGGTTTGTATTCACAGCTGCAGAAACTAAATCCCTCCTACAAAGTTAAGAGCATAAAGAATTCATTTCAAAGAACAGGACTGATGTGTTAAACAAACCTGTCATGTACCACATGAAGCTGTACTCTCAAAAAGAGCTGGGAAGCTCTTTTGCCAAGCGGTTTGGCTGTCCTGCAGGGCAGTCTTAGCGCTATGTTGCTGTGTGTATCGAGTTGAAATACTGAAAGTGCACAAGACCTGCCCtgaagaatttcccacaacaCGACAGGAAGAAAGGATAAACCGTTGCTCTCCAGAAGGTCTAATAAGTAATGTCAAAGCTGGCTTACCATGGACTCCTTGCGCAGATCGCTGTACATTTTTGCCACTTTGTCCTGGTCCATCTGGTTGAGCTTGGGGTGCACTCTCTCCTTGGCATAGATGATGTATTTCTTCAGCAGCTCCTGAGGGATGGGCTCCACGCCATAGGTGTTGGGTAGGACCACCTCCTCCAAGCTCCCACTTGCCACTTCCTTGTTGCCAGGGTGATGCTTGATGTGGCTGCTCACCACAAAGCGGGCAAGCATCTCATCCTGCCAGATAAAGAGATGGAATATCCATTTTTACTATTCTCTTCCACTTTTTAGATGTCAATACCATGCATTACAAGTTCAACTTACTATAAAGACACATGATGCCTGAAATCagctttcttttaaagcaacaaaGTGGAGCTGCATGCAAGTCAAAGGGTTTCACCAACAGAAACTAACCTGCACAGGATCCACAGTATCTCTGACCACGCACAAAACGTCAAATCGTGACACTATGGGCTCAGTCAGATCCACATTCTCCGAAAAGGTGAGCGAAGGATCGTATCGACCACCTGTAATGTCCACAGAGGAAAATGGCAGTTAAAGAAATTGCATTTGTAttatattgtacattttgtaGTAGAGTGTACAGTGTAACCTTTCTGAAAATCACCCAGGCTAAAAAACCTGTAAAAAGGTTAAAACTGTTTGCCCATAGACCCTCTTCTAATCAAATGTTCACATCATGTACACCATGCAGGGATAATTAAATCTGAACAGCTCTCTAGAAAGccaaaagctttgttttatgTGCATGCTCAGAAGCAACCAGCAAACAGGCCAGTCTCCAAGAGATGAGAAGTGATTCTATAAGACCTCTAATATTAGTGTCTATAACAGAGGCATCTTTACCAATGGGGTTGGAAGCAGCGATGATAGTGCAACGAGCCTGAAGGGAGGTGACAATCCCAGCCTTGGAGATGGAAATACTCTGCTGTTCCATAGCCTCGTGGATACTGGTTCGGTCCTGGTCGTTCATCTACAATACAGGCAGGAACACAACCACCTAAGCCGTCTCAGAACACTTAAGAGGGCAGACTCTTACACATCATGAACACAGCACACATTGCGTAAAACGAGCTGCGGGTCAAACCGATTATTCGAAAGACAGGGAAAAGGGATATTACATTTGTTATTGCCTTTATAAAAGGTGAAtcacaaagggttgtaggaaatacagtatacaattacACAGACTTTGAAGATCCTATAGCAATGTTATGAAAGTGATGTAGTGCGAGAATTCAAGCCGACGCCATTTAAGAAAGGACTGCTTGTGACATCAACACTATGTCATGATCAATATCTGATAACCCAATAACTTGGGTCTGCCTCCACGAATATCTACCAGCagccgtatcaccctgcagctcacagctggcagcccactgaagctaagcagaggTAAGGCTGACCAGGTGGATGGGAGAccccctgggaaaaactaaggttgctactggaagaggtgttagtggggccagcagggggcgctcaaactgcagtctgtgtgggtccctgatgccccagtaaagtgatggagatgctatactgtaaaaaggcgccatccctCACATgatatgtaaaaccaaggtcctgattctctgtggtcattaaaaatcccagggtgtttcccgaaaagagtaggggtgtggccCTGGCATCCAgacaaatttctcattggcctttatcaatcacagcctcctaataagctctcctccccacttatagttgctgtgtggtgagcgtactgctGCACattggctgccatcgcatcatccaggtggggctgcacactggtggtgttgaaggggagtccccattacctgtaaagcgctttgtgaggagtgtccagaaaagcattatctaagtgtaagaaattattactactactaccacCACCATTCCTGTTCCCCCTAATTAATAAAATCCCCTTGAAAGGACAAACTGAAAGATCGTTGTTCCATAGGCTGCCCCGTGGTTAGTAGTATGTCCTCCCACACGTTCGGCCTCACACACCTTATCGAACTCATCGATCAGGCAGACCCCACGGTCGGCCAGCACCAGGGCGCCCGCCTCCAGGGTCCACTCGCGGCTCACGGGGTGCCTCTGGACGTAGGCCGTGAGACCCACCGCTGAGGCCCCCTGTCCAGTGGTGAAAACCGCCCGGCTGGCCACCTTCTCCACATACTTCAGGAACTGGGACTTGGCCGTACCAGGATCTCCACAGAGCAGCACATTAATGTCCCCTCTCACCTTGTGCTTGCCACCTGAGAGCAAAGACGCCAACAGCTCAAGATCACAGGCTTTAGCATCATTCAAGTGGAACATTTCTAAATCCCTCACAAGACCAAAAGCACAAAGCCTGCTTTCAGTTTTTCCAACTAAAAAGTTTTGACCATGACCTTGTTTGGTCAAAACCatgaatttcatttaaaaaaaaaaacaacctacaTAATAAGCTTCTCTAGTACACATTGGCGTACCTGCCGTCAAAAAAACCCAAGCCttccttaaaaaacaaattaaagagaAATAACGCAAGGAACTCCTAAAGATACCCTTAATTTCAAGTGGGGCTGCAGACTTGAACAACCTCTTTTTTGGTTCCACGTTCCAAGGCTGCAACCTTATACAATGTTCTCAGAAGAAGTCCATATTTTTTGCCATTCCGAGTTGTTTATGTCCAAGCCTGAGCAGTATTTCCCCACTATCGATCTACTTACCAGGGTTTTTTGGTTCTCCTCCAAACAGAGCTAAAGCAATTCCTCTCTTGATGTCCTCGTGCCCGTAAATGGAAGGACCAATACTGGCAAATATCTaattgaatagaaagaaaaatcaatctTTGCTTAAAAATATTCCAACCACGTACTTACACAGACTACTGTCAAGCAATCAagtggaatattttttttaaagtgcatcaAGTTCACATTCTGCAATGAACAGCCGAAGGCAGGGAACAGATTCTAGAGATGGAAAGGCTACTTTCATCATTGAGGCCAGTGACCAAAATctcattttttgcattttccatTGAACACCAAGTTCATTGGCCCACCGAGCTCATTTTCAAACAGGCAGACCACAAAGTGGGCCTAatccacacacaaacactcgcCAAAAGCCTGACGCAGGAAAGAGAAAGCGTTGCTCATGATCATGCTTCCTAGCCGGCGATAACGATAATTCAATGAGCTCACCCGCTCTCCGGTGCGCTCGTCTTTCGACAGCGCAATGATGGCCTTCACATCCTCATCGGTCAGCTCCCCCACAGCCACCTTGTCGTCCTTCTTGGCGATGTGATTGGCCATGATAACCGTGGCAAAGACGGGGAAGCCATTGGCTGTGTTGAGGGAGCCGTCATAGTTGTTGTTATAAATGCCAGTCAGCTCCTACAGGCAACACAAAACCGCCCACAGTGATCATCTGAGCAAACTCAAAGTCATTTCAAAATAGATGTACGACTGCTAGCATTGTTTGTTAAAGgtgtaaaagaaaacaattaaagtGATGGGTACGCTTTTTAACATATACACAGTTACAAATTTACTacatatttcattttgattATAGTTGGGTGGATCTTCCCAcatagacaatgtacaaacaatggCAAAGCTTTAAATTGGTCATTTAAAGCACCACGAACTCCAAAAATGTAACTATTCACCTGAATTGAATACGAAAATTTCAATCTCATTCAGAAAACCTCTTTCAAAAAATACACCTCACGAGAACTGTACACAGAAACTTCCTCCATCAACCCTGGGTTGAGTGTTCCATGGAGAAATAAATCGGTTCGTTCCCAGAGGCAGGAACAGAAGCATCATCCCCATATGGCCCTGTACTTACAATTTCATCCCCAGGTTTGCAGCTATCCACCAAGTCTGCCAAGAGGATGGCATCTTTGGACCGGGGAAGTCTCCCTGCGGCCACCTTGCCAGGGCTCTCCTGGATAGTGATGCGCTGATAGTTCTGGTAGACAGTCTATGAGAAAAAGCATCTGATTATCCCCTGTGAGTTACAGCGCAGTCAGTCGTGTGTTCAATGGTCATTCTATTTTATGACACACTAATCACTATATAAAACAGGCTCCATTTATTCCTTTAAAGTAACAAGCTAATCAATCGTGTCGTAAAATTCCTCAAGGCTCTTGGATCAAGCATGCAACAACAGGAGAACAAAACATTATTCTCTTGTAATTATTGTAATAATATGATTACACCAACTAATGTTACATCTTTTCACAGGCACCTTATTTCAGATAGGCATCATTAAATGTTTAACCATGTGCATATGCCTTGAACATACTTCAGTTTTTAATCAAATAAGGATGCGGCACATACAACGTTTTTTCCAAATCATATTTTTGCTTCCGTTTCTCTTTACCGATTCAAAAACAGTAGCCATTATTCTCAAAGCATGACTGAAGCGCTGAACCCTAACTAATGGGTCATCAGCTATAGGATGTTAAATTGACTCTTTCGGCATTCCACAATTATTCTTAATTCTTAAAACTGGGCTTGGAGAAACGTCAACCGGAATGATAACGCCAAAACATGGCCGAACAGGACAGGGCAGAACGGTCTCTTACCTCTTCCATATTGATCTCGAAAGGGCCGAGTGACTGACACTCAGGGCAGGAGCCTGGCTTCACCTCCTGGTTTTGGGACTGGAAGAAGGGCCCCAGGATGAAGTTACACTTGTTACAGTTGTACTTGACCATACTGAGCTGAGGCAGGACCCCTGTGCAGCTGGTCACCACCCCACTGGTGCAGATCAGCTGGTTCAAATGCAGCTGCCTAGAAGAAAAGAAGAGATTGAATTAACTCATCAACAGCCATGGACAGGGGAAGTGGCTGTGGGCAGGGTTACAAGGCAACTTAATATGGCTTCCAACTAAATTGTGATCCCAAGATATACCAATATCCCCCTTGGGAGCTAAGAGCCTTAATTAGTCCTGCAACCAATTACCCTTCCTGGAGATCTATACAGAAGACTCATCTCATTTTAGCTGcctttaaaaatacacaatgcccaagttatatattaaaataatgttaaataacATGTACTGGTTGGTACAGTGTTTTACCTGAGCATAATTTATgaacagaataaaatacagaatttcaATTGAGTTTTAACTAATCGAAGCACATTGGCCAAAAATGTTCTTCCAAACTCTCTAAGCAAACAAAGCAAGGCTGCCATTAGCTAGTGTCGGTTACCTCAGGGAGCGCAGGTCTTCCACCAGCGGCAGGTTGCAGATGCGCACGTGGATTTCGCGAGCGATGCGGTCGTATTTGGGGTACATGGCCAGCACCACCTCCTTGGCCGCCTCGTCAAAGATCTTCAGCATCTCGGTGGGCGCCTCCGGCAGGAAGTAGGCCAGCACGTGCTCCCGAGCAGCCAGGTCCTCGTAGTTCACCAGCAGGCTCTCTCTGTTCTCTGGAGGAGGAAGAGGCGAGGGTAAGCCAGGCAAGAGGTGCTCACAAGAATACCGTCCCTGAACCATGACCTTCCCCTCACAGCAGCCACTACAACTGGAAATACAACTGTCCTAAAGTTTAAACCATCACCAAAACTGCTGCGCTACTGGCCAGGGTAACCATACTGCAGATTTAGTCCgtacttctttaaaaataaaagtgagaAAGGCACCAAAGTCTCTTGAAACATTAACAAAGCTTAATTTTCCAATGCAAGGGGAAATTCCCCAAGTCAATTAATATTGTAACTTCACATTAACTGCATAACTAATTCAGGAGAGAATGTCCCTTCAGAAAGAGCTCTAGACAAGTTATGGAAAACTTGTGCCGAACTGGGAATATAAgactctaaaaaaaaattatttgacGATACGAATCCTATTCATGGGATGAGTCCTACCAATTCAAATGATCGACTTGGTAAAAAGGTCTGATGAGCCAACATCAACTGCCAACAGGAATTAACATCAGCTCAGACACCTGAAGCTAGGTACCTTTGCACATGTCGCTGATCTTCTCCTTGAAGACG contains:
- the mcm2 gene encoding DNA replication licensing factor MCM2; the encoded protein is MADSSESYNIATSPSQASRQGDLTSSPGRDLPPFEDESEGLLGEDPLPEEEEEDGEELIGDGMERDYRAIPELDRYEEEGLDDEEDLSELSPGARAAAEEAMRRRDQERGLGGRLRRGLLYDSEDEDEERPARKRRLAERAAEGAASDEDDEIIESIENLEDMKGHTVREWVSMAAPRLEIYHRFKNFLRTHVDKNGHNVFKEKISDMCKENRESLLVNYEDLAAREHVLAYFLPEAPTEMLKIFDEAAKEVVLAMYPKYDRIAREIHVRICNLPLVEDLRSLRQLHLNQLICTSGVVTSCTGVLPQLSMVKYNCNKCNFILGPFFQSQNQEVKPGSCPECQSLGPFEINMEETVYQNYQRITIQESPGKVAAGRLPRSKDAILLADLVDSCKPGDEIELTGIYNNNYDGSLNTANGFPVFATVIMANHIAKKDDKVAVGELTDEDVKAIIALSKDERTGERIFASIGPSIYGHEDIKRGIALALFGGEPKNPGGKHKVRGDINVLLCGDPGTAKSQFLKYVEKVASRAVFTTGQGASAVGLTAYVQRHPVSREWTLEAGALVLADRGVCLIDEFDKMNDQDRTSIHEAMEQQSISISKAGIVTSLQARCTIIAASNPIGGRYDPSLTFSENVDLTEPIVSRFDVLCVVRDTVDPVQDEMLARFVVSSHIKHHPGNKEVASGSLEEVVLPNTYGVEPIPQELLKKYIIYAKERVHPKLNQMDQDKVAKMYSDLRKESMATGSIPITVRHIESMIRMAEAHARMHLRDYVVEDDVNMAIRVMLESFIDTQKFSVMRSMRKTFARYLAFRRDNNELLLFILKQLVAEQVTYQRNRYGAQQDTIEIPEKDLADKARQINIHNLSAFYDSDLFKMNKFSHDVKKKLIVQQF